Proteins from a single region of Xenopus laevis strain J_2021 chromosome 9_10S, Xenopus_laevis_v10.1, whole genome shotgun sequence:
- the LOC108702349 gene encoding serine protease 27, which translates to MNWFHLIRTLLLLNLGIYGFAQDENSNEPTRACGKPVIVNSRIVGGQNTKKGQNPWQVILWIPGEGQCGGTLISSNFVLTAAHCVERVNASSVIVILGAHKITGNHKEEVSVPVKRIIKHHLYNEKAYTFDIALLELSRHVPFTDFILPACLPTSPTEFLPGHSCMVTGWGDTEFNSTKPSPDLLQEAEVRLMGLEHCREIYLLASNDSDSGITDDMICAMNIHKGKDSCQGDSGGPLICYENDRWYLVGIASFGEGCGGDFPGVYSSIPAHMEWIRSFIPDVSSGSERIGSTPGAGLMVLALIYFIQELLPGWDIEFWN; encoded by the exons ATGAACTGGTTCCATTTAATAAGAACTCTGCTCCTGCTGAACTTGG ggatcTATGGATTTGCTCAAGATGAAAACTCCAATGAGCCAA CCAGGGCCTGTGGAAAACCTGTGATAGTCAACAGCCGCATTGTTGGAGGGCAGAATACTAAAAAGGGACAGAATCCCTGGCAAGTGATCTTGTGGATTCCTGGTGAAGGACAATGTGGTGGAACCCTCATCAGCAGCAATTTTGTTTTGACTGCAGCCCATTGTGTGGAAAG GGTAAATGCCTCCTCTGTTATTGTCATCCTTGGAGCCCATAAAATAACTGGAAACCACAAGGAGGAAGTTTCTGTTCCAGTGAAAAGGATCATTAAACATCATCTCTACAATGAGAAAGCTTACACTTTTGACATTGCCCTTCTAGAGCTTTCACGACATGTGCCCTTCACAGACTTTATCCTTCCAGCCTGTCTGCCAACATCTCCCACTGAATTTCTGCCTGGGCACAGTTGTATGGTGACTGGCTGGGGAGACACTGAGTTTAATA GTACCAAGCCAAGCCCTGATCTTCTACAAGAGGCAGAAGTGCGTTTGATGGGTTTAGAGCACTGTAGGGAAATATATCTTTTGGCATCAAATGACAGTGACAGTGGCATAACAGATGATATGATATGTGCAATGAATATCCATAAAGGAAAAGATTCCTGCCAG GGTGATAGTGGGGGACCCCTGATTTGTTATGAGAATGATCGCTGGTACTTGGTCGGAATAGCAAGTTTTggagaaggttgtggaggagacttTCCTGGAGTTTACAGTTCTATCCCTGCCCATATGGAATGGATTCGCTCATTTATCCCTGATGTCTCCAGTGGCTCAGAAAGGATTGGATCAACCCCTGGGGCGGGGCTTATGGTTTTAGCCTTGATTTACTTCATCCA GGAACTGCTGCCTGGTTGGGATATTGAGTTTTGGAATTGA